A region from the Pseudomonas sp. P8_229 genome encodes:
- the aceE gene encoding pyruvate dehydrogenase (acetyl-transferring), homodimeric type, whose product MQDLDPVETQEWLDALESVLDKEGEDRAHYLMTRMGELATRSGSQLPYAITTPYRNTIPVTHEARMPGDLFMERRIRSLVRWNAMAMVMRTNLKDSDLGGHISSFASSATLYDIGFNYFFQAPTDEHGGDLIYFQGHTSPGVYARAFMEGRITEDQMNNFRQEVDGQGLSSYPHPWLMPDFWQFPTVSMGLGPIQAIYQARFMKYLEHRGFIQPGKQKVWCFLGDGECDEPESLGAISLAGREKLDNLIFVINCNLQRLDGPVRGNGKIIQELEGVFRGAQWNVTKVIWGRFWDPLLAKDVDGILQRRMDEVIDGEYQNYKAKDGAFVREHFFNTPELKAMVADLSDDEIWKLNRGGHDPYKVYAAYHEAVNHKEQPTVILAKTIKGYGTGAGEAKNTAHNTKKVDVDSLKLFRDRFDIPVKDEELENLPFFKPEPNSAEARYLSERRTALGGFVPQRRAQSFSVPTPDLDTLKAILDGSGDREISTTMAFVRILAQLVKDKEIGPRIVPIIPDEARTFGMEGMFRQLGIYSSVGQLYEPVDKDQVMFYKEDQKGQILEEGINEAGAMSSFIAAGTSYSSHNQPMLPFYIFYSMFGFQRIGDLAWAAGDSRTRGFLIGGTAGRTTLNGEGLQHEDGHSHLLAATIPNCRTYDPTYGYELAVIIQDGMKKMTEEQQDIFYYITVMNESYQQPAMPAGAEEGIKKGMYLLEEDTRDAAHHVQLMGSGTILREVREAAKILREEFNVGADVWSVTSFNELRRDGLAVERSNRLKPGQKPKLSYVEECLNGRKGPVIASTDYMKLFAEQIRQWVPSKEFKVLGTDGFGRSDSRKKLRHFFEVDRHFVVLAALEALADRGDIEPKVVAEAIVKFGIDPEKRNPLDC is encoded by the coding sequence ATGCAAGACCTCGATCCCGTCGAAACCCAGGAATGGCTGGACGCCCTGGAATCGGTTCTCGACAAAGAAGGCGAAGACCGTGCTCACTATCTGATGACCCGTATGGGCGAACTCGCGACCCGCAGCGGCTCGCAGCTCCCTTACGCCATCACCACGCCTTACCGCAACACCATTCCGGTAACCCACGAAGCACGCATGCCTGGCGACCTGTTCATGGAACGCCGCATTCGCTCGCTGGTACGCTGGAACGCGATGGCCATGGTAATGCGTACGAACCTGAAAGATTCTGACCTGGGTGGTCACATCTCCAGCTTCGCCTCCAGTGCGACCCTGTATGACATCGGCTTCAACTACTTCTTCCAGGCCCCGACCGACGAACACGGCGGCGACCTGATCTACTTCCAGGGCCACACCTCGCCAGGCGTTTACGCCCGTGCGTTCATGGAAGGCCGCATCACCGAAGACCAGATGAACAACTTCCGCCAGGAAGTCGACGGTCAGGGCCTGTCGTCCTACCCGCACCCTTGGCTGATGCCTGACTTCTGGCAGTTCCCGACCGTATCCATGGGTCTGGGTCCGATCCAGGCGATCTACCAGGCACGCTTCATGAAGTACCTGGAACACCGCGGTTTCATCCAGCCGGGCAAACAGAAAGTCTGGTGCTTCCTGGGCGACGGCGAGTGCGACGAGCCGGAATCCCTGGGCGCGATCTCCCTGGCCGGCCGCGAGAAACTGGACAACCTGATCTTCGTCATCAACTGCAACCTGCAGCGCCTCGACGGCCCGGTTCGCGGCAACGGCAAGATCATCCAGGAACTCGAAGGCGTGTTCCGCGGTGCTCAGTGGAACGTGACCAAAGTCATCTGGGGCCGTTTCTGGGACCCACTGCTGGCCAAAGACGTCGACGGCATCCTGCAACGTCGCATGGACGAAGTCATCGACGGCGAGTACCAGAACTACAAAGCCAAAGACGGCGCGTTCGTCCGTGAACACTTCTTCAACACGCCAGAACTCAAGGCGATGGTTGCTGATCTGTCCGACGACGAGATCTGGAAACTCAACCGTGGCGGCCACGACCCGTACAAGGTCTACGCGGCGTACCACGAAGCGGTCAATCACAAAGAACAACCGACTGTCATCCTCGCCAAGACCATCAAAGGTTATGGCACCGGTGCCGGCGAAGCGAAAAACACTGCGCACAACACCAAGAAAGTCGACGTCGACAGCCTGAAGTTGTTCCGCGATCGTTTCGACATCCCGGTCAAGGACGAAGAACTGGAGAACCTGCCGTTCTTCAAGCCAGAGCCAAACAGCGCCGAAGCCCGCTACCTCAGCGAGCGTCGCACTGCACTGGGCGGTTTCGTTCCACAGCGCCGCGCACAGAGCTTCAGCGTGCCGACGCCGGATCTGGACACCCTCAAAGCCATCCTCGATGGTTCGGGCGACCGTGAAATCTCCACCACCATGGCTTTCGTGCGGATCCTCGCACAACTGGTCAAGGACAAGGAAATCGGCCCGCGCATCGTGCCGATCATCCCGGACGAAGCCCGTACCTTCGGTATGGAAGGCATGTTCCGTCAGTTGGGCATCTACTCGTCCGTCGGCCAGCTCTACGAGCCAGTCGATAAAGACCAGGTGATGTTCTACAAGGAAGACCAGAAAGGTCAGATCCTTGAAGAAGGCATCAACGAAGCGGGCGCCATGAGCTCGTTCATCGCTGCCGGTACTTCGTACTCCAGCCATAACCAGCCGATGCTGCCGTTCTACATCTTCTACTCGATGTTCGGCTTCCAGCGTATTGGTGACCTGGCTTGGGCCGCTGGCGACAGCCGCACCCGTGGCTTCCTGATCGGTGGCACCGCCGGCCGTACCACCCTGAACGGTGAAGGCCTGCAACACGAAGACGGTCACAGCCACCTGCTGGCCGCGACCATCCCGAACTGCCGCACCTACGATCCAACCTACGGCTACGAGCTGGCGGTGATCATTCAGGACGGCATGAAGAAGATGACCGAAGAGCAACAGGACATCTTCTACTACATCACCGTGATGAACGAGTCGTACCAGCAGCCAGCCATGCCGGCCGGTGCCGAAGAAGGCATCAAGAAAGGCATGTACCTGCTCGAAGAAGACACCCGCGATGCGGCGCACCACGTACAGCTGATGGGCTCCGGCACCATCCTGCGTGAAGTCCGTGAAGCGGCGAAGATTCTGCGTGAAGAGTTCAACGTTGGCGCCGACGTGTGGAGCGTTACCAGCTTCAACGAACTGCGTCGCGACGGCCTCGCTGTCGAGCGCAGCAACCGTCTGAAGCCGGGCCAGAAGCCTAAGCTGAGCTACGTCGAAGAGTGCCTGAACGGCCGTAAGGGTCCGGTCATCGCGTCTACCGACTACATGAAACTGTTCGCCGAGCAGATCCGTCAGTGGGTACCGTCCAAGGAATTCAAAGTCCTGGGCACCGACGGTTTCGGCCGCAGCGACAGCCGCAAGAAACTGCGTCATTTCTTCGAAGTCGACCGTCATTTCGTGGTGTTGGCAGCCCTGGAAGCACTGGCTGACCGTGGTGATATCGAACCTAAAGTCGTGGCTGAGGCCATCGTCAAATTCGGCATCGACCCGGAAAAACGCAACCCACTGGACTGCTGA
- the glnE gene encoding bifunctional [glutamate--ammonia ligase]-adenylyl-L-tyrosine phosphorylase/[glutamate--ammonia-ligase] adenylyltransferase — MTLPALAGLPAILLPLVTRSEQSFRTAVASLEDDYGFSTWTPERWAQFARVSAASDFFIEQSVRDPLMLLSLVQSGELDRPFAPGELCAQIAAAVNTAQGEDELGRVLRRQRARQQVRIIWRDLNRQADLVQTCRDLSDMADATIDQAYQWLYSRHCQQFGTPTGRRSGLPQQMVILGMGKLGAVELNLSSDIDLIFAYPEGGETVGVKRALDNQEFFIRLGQRLIKALDPMTVDGFVFRVDMRLRPYGSSGALVLSFNALEQYYQDQGRDWERYAMIKARVVAGDQAAGAQLLDMLRPFVYRRYLDFSAIEALRTMKQLIQQEVRRKGMADNIKLGSGGIREVEFIAQAFQLIHGGRDLSLQQRPLLKVLSTLEGQGYLPPAVISELREGYEFLRYTEHAIQAIADRQTQMLPDSAQDQARIAFMLGFADWDAFHEKLMFWRGRVAWHFAQVIADPDEEEGADCEVVVGGEWLPLWEEAQDEEAACRQLEEGGFKDATKALKALAGLRSSPQLRAMQRLGRERLDAFIPRLLAQAVEHANPDLVLERVLPLVEAVARRSAYLVLLTENPGALRRLLTLCAASPWIAEQITRFPLLLDELLNEGRLFKPPLAPELAAELRERLTRIPEDDLEQQMEALRHFKLAHRLRVAASEIAGSLPLMKVSDYLTWLAEAILEQVLALAWRQTVAKYGTPLRTDGTLCDPGFIIVGYGKVGGLELGHGSDLDLVFIHDGDPQAETDGPKPIDGAQYFTRLGQRIIHLLTAQTNSGQLYEVDMRLRPSGASGLLVSSLGAFERYQENEAWTWEHQALVRARVLVGSQDVGQAFEKVRAQVLGKARDLAKLQQEVSEMRAKMRDNLGSKGTAAGTAANAFEATAPFDLKQDAGGIVDIEFMVQYAALAWSHSHPPLLRWTDNIRILEELEHEGLMPAEDASLLREAYKAYRSAAHRQALQKDAGVIPGDQFVEERRQVLRIWRELGLS; from the coding sequence ATGACCCTGCCCGCGCTTGCCGGACTGCCCGCCATTCTCCTGCCGTTGGTCACTCGATCCGAGCAGTCGTTCCGTACGGCCGTCGCCTCACTGGAAGACGATTACGGCTTCTCGACCTGGACGCCGGAGCGCTGGGCGCAATTCGCCCGCGTCAGTGCCGCCAGCGATTTCTTCATTGAACAGAGCGTTCGTGACCCTTTGATGTTGCTGTCGCTGGTGCAGTCCGGTGAACTCGACCGGCCGTTCGCGCCGGGTGAGCTGTGCGCGCAGATTGCCGCCGCCGTGAACACCGCGCAAGGCGAAGACGAACTCGGGCGCGTACTGCGTCGTCAGCGCGCTCGCCAGCAAGTGCGGATCATCTGGCGTGACCTGAACCGCCAGGCCGATCTGGTGCAGACCTGCCGTGATCTTTCCGACATGGCCGACGCGACCATCGACCAGGCCTATCAATGGCTGTACAGCCGCCATTGCCAGCAGTTCGGCACGCCGACCGGCCGGCGCAGCGGCTTGCCGCAGCAGATGGTCATCCTCGGCATGGGCAAGCTCGGCGCGGTCGAGCTGAACCTGTCGTCGGACATCGACCTGATTTTCGCCTACCCCGAGGGCGGCGAAACCGTCGGTGTGAAACGCGCGCTGGATAATCAGGAGTTCTTCATCCGCCTCGGCCAGCGTCTGATCAAGGCCCTCGACCCGATGACCGTCGACGGCTTCGTGTTCCGCGTCGACATGCGCCTGCGCCCGTACGGCTCCTCCGGCGCGCTGGTGCTGAGCTTCAATGCGCTGGAGCAGTATTACCAGGATCAGGGCCGCGACTGGGAACGCTACGCGATGATCAAGGCGCGGGTGGTGGCCGGCGATCAAGCGGCTGGCGCGCAGTTGCTCGACATGCTGCGGCCATTCGTCTATCGGCGTTATCTGGACTTCTCGGCGATCGAAGCGCTGCGCACCATGAAGCAGCTGATCCAGCAGGAAGTGCGGCGCAAGGGCATGGCCGACAATATCAAGCTGGGCTCCGGCGGTATCCGCGAAGTCGAGTTCATCGCCCAGGCCTTCCAGTTGATCCACGGTGGACGCGATCTGAGTCTGCAGCAACGTCCTCTATTAAAGGTATTGAGCACGCTGGAGGGGCAGGGCTATCTGCCGCCAGCGGTGATCAGCGAGTTGCGCGAAGGTTACGAATTCCTGCGCTACACCGAACACGCGATCCAGGCGATTGCCGACCGCCAAACCCAGATGTTGCCGGACAGTGCTCAGGATCAGGCACGGATCGCGTTCATGCTCGGTTTCGCCGATTGGGACGCTTTCCACGAGAAACTGATGTTCTGGCGTGGCCGGGTGGCCTGGCACTTTGCGCAGGTGATCGCCGATCCTGATGAAGAGGAGGGCGCCGATTGCGAAGTGGTGGTTGGCGGTGAATGGCTGCCACTGTGGGAAGAGGCGCAGGATGAAGAAGCCGCTTGCCGACAGTTGGAAGAAGGCGGATTCAAGGACGCGACCAAAGCGCTGAAAGCGCTGGCCGGTTTGCGCAGCAGCCCGCAGTTGCGTGCGATGCAGCGGTTGGGACGTGAGCGTCTTGATGCCTTTATTCCGCGCCTGCTGGCGCAAGCGGTGGAGCATGCCAATCCGGATCTGGTGCTTGAAAGGGTATTGCCGCTGGTTGAAGCAGTGGCCCGGCGTTCGGCTTATTTAGTGTTGCTGACGGAAAACCCCGGCGCCTTGCGGCGCTTGCTGACGCTGTGTGCGGCCAGTCCGTGGATTGCCGAGCAGATCACGCGCTTCCCGCTGTTGCTCGACGAATTGCTCAACGAAGGTCGCCTGTTCAAGCCGCCACTGGCCCCTGAACTGGCCGCCGAGCTGCGCGAGCGCCTGACGCGGATTCCCGAAGACGACCTCGAACAGCAGATGGAAGCCTTGCGTCACTTCAAGCTCGCGCACCGTTTGCGCGTCGCCGCTTCGGAAATCGCCGGCAGCCTGCCGTTGATGAAAGTCAGTGATTACCTGACCTGGCTGGCCGAAGCGATTCTGGAGCAGGTGCTGGCCCTGGCCTGGCGCCAGACGGTCGCCAAGTACGGTACGCCGCTGCGGACCGACGGCACCTTGTGCGATCCCGGCTTCATCATTGTCGGTTATGGGAAAGTCGGCGGGCTGGAACTGGGGCATGGTTCGGACCTGGACCTGGTGTTCATCCATGACGGCGATCCGCAGGCGGAAACCGACGGGCCGAAGCCGATCGATGGTGCGCAGTACTTCACCCGGCTGGGCCAGCGGATCATTCACCTGCTGACGGCGCAGACCAACTCCGGTCAGTTGTATGAAGTGGACATGCGCCTGCGGCCGTCCGGTGCGTCAGGGCTGTTGGTCAGTTCGCTCGGTGCGTTCGAGCGCTATCAGGAAAATGAAGCCTGGACCTGGGAACATCAGGCGCTGGTGCGGGCGCGGGTGCTGGTCGGCAGTCAGGATGTCGGGCAGGCGTTCGAGAAAGTCCGGGCGCAGGTCTTGGGCAAGGCGCGGGATCTGGCGAAGCTGCAGCAGGAAGTCAGCGAGATGCGCGCCAAGATGCGCGACAACCTCGGCAGCAAGGGCACCGCGGCCGGCACGGCGGCAAATGCCTTCGAGGCCACTGCGCCGTTCGACCTCAAGCAGGACGCCGGAGGTATCGTCGATATTGAATTTATGGTGCAATACGCGGCCCTGGCGTGGTCGCACAGCCACCCGCCATTGCTGCGCTGGACCGATAACATCCGCATTCTGGAAGAGCTGGAACACGAAGGGCTGATGCCTGCCGAAGACGCCAGCCTGTTGCGCGAGGCCTATAAAGCCTACCGCTCCGCCGCCCACCGGCAGGCCTTGCAGAAGGACGCCGGGGTAATCCCGGGCGATCAGTTTGTCGAGGAACGCCGGCAGGTACTGCGGATCTGGCGTGAGTTGGGGCTAAGCTGA
- the waaF gene encoding lipopolysaccharide heptosyltransferase II, with protein MNILIVGPSWVGDMVMAQTLFQCLKQRHPQCEIDVLAPEWSRPILERMPEVRKALSFPLGHGALELATRRRIGKSLAGQYDQAILLPNSLKSALVPFFAGIKQRTGWRGEFRYGLLNDVRALDKERYPLMIERFMALAYEPNAELPKPYPRPSLQIDPVTREAALAKFGLTLDRPVLALCPGAEFGESKRWPSEHYAKVAEARIREGWQVWLFGSKNDHAVGEDIRARLIPGLREESVNLSGGTSLAEAIDLMSCADSVVSNDSGLMHVAAALNRPLVAVYGSTSPGFTPPLAEHVEIVRLGLDCSPCFDRTCRFGHYNCLRQLMPDAVNDALQKLQGSVVEVQ; from the coding sequence ATGAATATTCTGATCGTTGGGCCCAGTTGGGTCGGTGACATGGTGATGGCGCAGACACTGTTTCAGTGTCTCAAACAGCGCCACCCGCAATGCGAAATCGACGTGCTGGCCCCCGAGTGGAGCCGGCCGATCCTTGAGCGTATGCCCGAAGTGCGCAAGGCCTTGAGCTTTCCGCTCGGCCACGGCGCGCTGGAATTGGCGACGCGCCGGCGGATCGGCAAGTCGCTGGCCGGCCAGTACGATCAGGCGATCCTGCTGCCCAACTCGCTGAAGTCGGCGCTGGTGCCGTTCTTTGCCGGCATCAAGCAGCGCACCGGCTGGCGCGGCGAGTTCCGCTACGGCCTGCTCAACGACGTGCGTGCGCTGGATAAAGAGCGTTATCCGCTGATGATCGAGCGTTTCATGGCGCTGGCCTATGAGCCGAACGCCGAGCTGCCGAAACCCTATCCGCGCCCGAGCCTGCAAATCGACCCGGTGACCCGCGAAGCGGCGCTGGCCAAGTTCGGTCTGACCCTCGACCGCCCGGTGTTGGCCCTGTGCCCCGGCGCCGAGTTCGGCGAGTCCAAGCGCTGGCCGTCCGAGCACTATGCCAAGGTCGCTGAAGCGCGGATTCGCGAAGGCTGGCAGGTGTGGCTGTTCGGCTCGAAAAACGATCATGCAGTGGGCGAAGACATTCGCGCGCGGCTGATTCCCGGCCTGCGTGAAGAGTCGGTCAACCTCAGTGGCGGCACCTCGCTGGCCGAGGCGATCGACCTGATGTCCTGTGCCGACTCGGTGGTATCCAACGATTCCGGCCTGATGCACGTCGCCGCCGCACTCAACCGCCCATTGGTGGCGGTTTACGGCTCGACTTCGCCGGGGTTCACTCCGCCGCTGGCCGAGCACGTCGAAATCGTTCGGCTGGGTCTCGATTGCAGCCCTTGCTTTGATCGCACCTGCCGTTTCGGCCATTACAACTGCCTGCGCCAGCTGATGCCGGACGCGGTCAACGATGCCTTGCAGAAACTGCAGGGCTCTGTGGTCGAGGTTCAATAA
- the waaC gene encoding lipopolysaccharide heptosyltransferase I: MRVLLIKTSSLGDVIHALPALTDAARAIPGIKFDWVVEEGFAEIPTWHPAVGKVIPVAIRRWRKNLWQTIKSGEWKRFKQSVRASKYDLVIDAQGLLKSAWLTRYVKAPVAGLDKGSAREPIAARFYDRKLAVARGQHAVERVRQLFAIALGYDLPKGLGDYGLNVERLVELPRKSAFVVFLHGTTWDTKHWPEAYWRELTERVGYLGVGVKLPWGNPLEKARAERIAAGFKHAEVLPKLNLAGVGKVLAGAQACVAVDTGLGHLAAALDVPTISLFGPTNPGLTGAYGKVQIHMASDFPCAPCLQKKCTYQPTAQDARQFDLKREQPLCFTRVNPERVASRLSTLLMAEELR, encoded by the coding sequence TTGCGGGTATTGCTGATCAAGACTTCATCGCTGGGCGACGTGATTCATGCGTTGCCGGCGCTGACCGATGCGGCCCGGGCCATCCCCGGGATCAAGTTCGACTGGGTGGTGGAAGAAGGCTTCGCCGAGATCCCGACCTGGCACCCGGCCGTCGGCAAAGTGATTCCGGTGGCGATCCGCCGCTGGCGCAAGAACCTCTGGCAGACCATCAAGAGCGGCGAGTGGAAGCGCTTCAAGCAAAGCGTGCGTGCCAGCAAGTACGACCTGGTGATCGACGCTCAGGGCCTGCTGAAAAGTGCCTGGCTGACCCGCTACGTCAAAGCCCCGGTGGCCGGTCTCGACAAAGGTTCGGCGCGCGAGCCGATCGCTGCACGATTCTATGACCGCAAACTGGCCGTGGCCCGGGGGCAGCACGCCGTCGAGCGCGTGCGGCAGTTGTTCGCCATCGCCCTGGGTTATGACCTGCCCAAAGGCTTGGGCGACTACGGCCTCAACGTCGAGCGTCTGGTGGAATTGCCACGCAAGAGCGCCTTCGTGGTGTTCCTGCACGGCACCACGTGGGACACCAAACACTGGCCGGAAGCCTACTGGCGCGAGCTGACCGAGCGGGTCGGCTATCTTGGCGTCGGCGTCAAACTGCCGTGGGGCAATCCGCTGGAGAAAGCCCGCGCCGAGCGCATTGCTGCCGGGTTCAAGCACGCCGAAGTGTTGCCGAAGCTGAACCTGGCCGGCGTCGGTAAAGTGCTGGCCGGTGCCCAGGCCTGCGTGGCGGTCGACACCGGCCTGGGCCATCTGGCGGCTGCGCTGGACGTGCCGACGATTTCGCTGTTCGGTCCGACCAACCCGGGCCTGACCGGCGCCTACGGCAAGGTGCAGATTCACATGGCCAGTGATTTCCCCTGCGCCCCTTGCCTGCAAAAGAAATGCACTTACCAACCGACTGCGCAGGATGCCCGTCAGTTTGACCTGAAACGCGAGCAGCCTCTGTGCTTCACGCGTGTGAATCCCGAGCGTGTCGCCAGCCGACTGAGCACGTTGTTAATGGCTGAGGAGCTGCGCTGA
- a CDS encoding glycosyltransferase family 4 protein has protein sequence MQLAFVLYKYFPFGGLQRDFMRIALECQKRGHQIRVYTLIWEGDVPPGFEVLVAPVKAFFNHRRNEKLSTWMEADLARRPVDRLIGFNKMPGLDAYYAADGCFEDKAQNLRHSLYRRWGRYRHFAEYERAVFAKDAKTEVLMISEVQQPLFIKHYDTPLERFHLLPPGIAQDRRRPADADEIRAGFRAEFNLKDDELLLVQIGSGFKTKGVDRSLKALAALPAELKKRTRLFVIGQDDPKLFQMQSATLGLGDNVTFLKGRSDIPRFLLGADLLIHPAYNENTGTVLLEALVAGLPVLVSAVCGYAHYIAEADAGRVLDEPFDQAQLTQYLTEMLTDVSARAAWSRNGLAFAETADLYSMPQHAADVILAEHA, from the coding sequence ATGCAATTGGCATTTGTCCTGTACAAATATTTCCCGTTCGGCGGCTTGCAGCGCGACTTCATGCGCATCGCCCTCGAATGCCAGAAGCGCGGTCACCAGATTCGCGTCTACACCCTGATCTGGGAAGGCGACGTGCCGCCCGGGTTCGAAGTGCTGGTGGCGCCGGTCAAGGCGTTCTTCAACCACCGTCGCAACGAGAAACTCAGCACGTGGATGGAAGCGGACCTGGCCAGGCGTCCGGTGGACCGGCTGATCGGCTTCAACAAGATGCCGGGGCTGGACGCCTACTATGCCGCCGACGGCTGCTTTGAAGACAAGGCGCAGAACCTGCGTCACTCGCTGTACCGCCGCTGGGGCCGCTATCGCCACTTCGCCGAGTACGAGCGCGCGGTGTTCGCCAAAGACGCAAAAACCGAAGTGTTGATGATTTCCGAAGTGCAGCAGCCGCTGTTCATCAAGCACTACGACACGCCGCTTGAGCGCTTCCACCTGCTGCCGCCGGGCATTGCCCAGGACCGTCGCCGGCCGGCGGATGCCGATGAGATTCGCGCCGGTTTCCGCGCCGAATTCAACCTCAAGGATGACGAACTGCTGCTGGTGCAGATCGGTTCCGGGTTCAAGACCAAGGGCGTCGATCGCAGCCTCAAGGCGCTGGCCGCACTGCCGGCGGAGCTGAAGAAACGCACCCGGCTGTTTGTAATCGGCCAGGATGACCCCAAATTGTTCCAGATGCAGAGTGCAACTTTGGGCCTGGGCGACAACGTGACGTTCCTCAAGGGCCGCAGCGATATCCCGCGTTTCCTGCTCGGCGCCGATCTGTTGATCCACCCGGCGTACAACGAAAACACCGGTACGGTGCTGCTCGAAGCGCTGGTCGCCGGTTTGCCGGTACTGGTCAGCGCGGTCTGCGGTTACGCCCATTACATTGCCGAGGCGGACGCCGGGCGAGTGCTGGACGAGCCGTTCGATCAGGCGCAACTCACCCAATACCTGACCGAGATGTTGACCGACGTCTCTGCACGCGCGGCCTGGAGCCGCAATGGTCTGGCCTTCGCCGAGACGGCCGACCTCTACAGCATGCCGCAACACGCGGCCGATGTGATTCTGGCGGAGCACGCTTAA
- the rfaP gene encoding lipopolysaccharide core heptose(I) kinase RfaP, with translation MKLMLAEPFKSLWAGRDPFAEVEGLQGEVYRELEARRTLRTEVDGNGFFVKIHRGIGWGEIFKNLLTAKLPVLGAGQEWKAIQRLQEVGVPTMTAVAYGEKGSNPADQHSFIVTEELAPTISLEDFSIDWVKQPPEPTLKRALIAEVARMTGMMHRAGVNHRDCYICHFLLHTDKPITPKSFKLSVIDLHRAQTRPAITQRWRNKDLAALYFSALDIGLTRRDKLRFLKGYFQQPLRQILAQEAPLLSWLEGKANKLYARKQRYGDAL, from the coding sequence ATGAAGTTGATGCTGGCTGAACCGTTCAAGAGCCTTTGGGCCGGACGCGACCCGTTCGCTGAAGTCGAAGGCTTGCAGGGCGAGGTCTATCGCGAGCTGGAAGCTCGACGGACGCTGCGCACGGAAGTCGACGGCAACGGATTTTTCGTCAAGATCCACCGTGGCATCGGCTGGGGGGAAATCTTCAAGAACCTGCTGACCGCCAAGCTGCCGGTGCTCGGCGCGGGTCAGGAGTGGAAGGCGATCCAGCGTCTGCAGGAAGTCGGCGTGCCGACCATGACTGCGGTCGCCTATGGCGAGAAGGGCAGCAACCCGGCCGATCAGCATTCGTTCATCGTTACCGAAGAGCTGGCGCCGACCATCAGCCTCGAAGACTTCAGCATTGATTGGGTCAAGCAGCCGCCAGAGCCAACGCTCAAGCGTGCGCTGATCGCTGAGGTGGCACGCATGACCGGCATGATGCACCGCGCCGGGGTCAACCACCGCGACTGTTACATCTGCCACTTTCTGCTGCACACCGACAAGCCGATCACCCCGAAGAGCTTCAAGCTCTCGGTGATCGACCTGCATCGCGCCCAGACCCGCCCGGCGATCACTCAGCGTTGGCGCAACAAGGATCTGGCGGCGCTGTACTTCTCGGCGCTGGACATCGGCCTGACCCGCCGCGACAAACTGCGCTTCCTCAAAGGCTATTTCCAGCAGCCGCTGCGGCAGATCCTGGCGCAAGAAGCACCGCTGCTGAGCTGGCTCGAAGGCAAGGCCAACAAGCTCTATGCGCGCAAACAGCGTTACGGGGATGCGCTCTGA
- a CDS encoding lipopolysaccharide kinase InaA family protein, which produces MAGWTLEPQYSDLAEDFGSLEAVFALQGERLTRDPLSEVIRVQRNGVNYYVKRYVGAGKGLRRYLGKPRVKMEWQNLKRFAKWGIPTAEVVGWGLERRGAAYARGAMITRELPRTEDLSALADRKDPKLKDRRWVDGISRQLAVYTRTMHDQRFTHNDLKWRNLLIDDQAQLFLIDCPNGDFWRGFWLKYRITKDLACLDKVAKYHLSNTQRLRFYLQYRGRDRLNAADKKRIRHVVRFFEGRE; this is translated from the coding sequence ATGGCGGGTTGGACTCTGGAGCCGCAGTACAGCGATCTGGCCGAAGATTTCGGCAGCCTCGAAGCGGTGTTTGCCCTGCAGGGTGAACGCCTGACCCGCGATCCGCTGTCCGAAGTCATTCGTGTGCAGCGCAACGGCGTCAATTACTACGTCAAGCGCTACGTCGGCGCGGGCAAGGGTTTGCGCCGTTACCTGGGCAAGCCCCGGGTGAAGATGGAGTGGCAGAATCTCAAACGCTTCGCCAAATGGGGTATTCCCACCGCTGAAGTAGTGGGCTGGGGCCTGGAGCGGCGTGGCGCCGCCTATGCCCGTGGAGCGATGATCACCCGTGAGCTGCCGCGCACCGAGGACCTTTCGGCGCTGGCCGACCGTAAAGATCCCAAGCTCAAGGATCGCCGCTGGGTCGATGGCATCAGCCGGCAATTGGCGGTTTACACCCGGACCATGCACGATCAGCGCTTTACCCATAACGACCTGAAGTGGCGCAACCTGCTGATCGACGATCAGGCGCAGCTGTTTCTGATCGACTGCCCGAACGGTGATTTCTGGCGCGGCTTCTGGCTCAAGTACCGCATCACCAAGGACCTGGCCTGTCTCGACAAAGTGGCCAAATATCACCTGTCGAACACCCAGCGCCTGCGCTTCTACCTGCAATACCGCGGACGTGACCGGCTCAATGCCGCCGACAAGAAACGGATTCGTCACGTGGTGAGATTTTTCGAGGGACGCGAATGA